The Aythya fuligula isolate bAytFul2 chromosome 1, bAytFul2.pri, whole genome shotgun sequence nucleotide sequence CACCTTTTGGAGGACTTTATAGATATCTTTCTTTCACTAGAAAACATACGGCAAAATTATATTCTTAGTTTAGGAGACCTACATGCAAAATCTGTATGTTGGGTAAACTGTATATCACTTAACATTGCACAGCATCCCCAAGACAGGGAAATGCAACTGTTACCTCTCATTTTAGACTAAAAGCAAAGAGACTAAATTAGCAGTTactcagaaaggcagaaaataaaacctactGTATAACGTCACTATTGATTAATTCTTAACTTGATGGTAAATCTGGTGCCAAGCAGTATTTGTTTTGACGGATAACTCTTGACTATCTGAAGCACTTAGGCACGCTATTGATAACATGATGTGACTGCCTTCAATATACGCTTGGCAGAGTGAGGCACCCTGCTATCCTCAGGTTAAGTACCAGATTTGGGGCTGAGAGGAGCAGCCCAGCAAGCAGAGTGACTGACCTAGCTATTTCCATCAGGGATGGCTTCCAGCAATCGGTACCGAGCGCTGCAGTGGAATGCTGGATCAGGAGGGCcccctgaaaatgaaacaacttTTTCCAAGCTTCTACAGCAACAAGGCTATACCACTGGGCTGGTAGGTACGTGAAAAAGTTTTAGCATGAGTCTGAAAAATGACCTGGTTACATGAAGGGAATTTAGGGATTGTAATTGCCCCAAATTGTCCGTGAATACTCTCCAAAAGATtgaggagagaaaacaacaacttgtatttgcaaaatttaaaatactgtggTGTAAagagttttaagaaaatatgaatgCCTGTATAGGGTATGGGAGACAGGAAGGATTAAAACCCAACTCATGATTATAATGGGTGAGAATTTATTTCACTTGGCCTAAGACTTTTCAATGATTGGTCCACTGAAAGAGTTTTGTTAACATCAAGATTGTTCCAGATAAAACAGTCTTTAAGTGTTTCACCTGCCTTTAGGAGTCAAGAGGCAAATAAACCAAAGAGGatagggaaagaaagaaataaagcttgTACGCACAGAGCAGGTGATGTCTCACAGGTGAGGTTGTGAGGtcccaaagagtcatggtacTGTAGCAGTTCCCTCAGATAAAGCCAAGATACAAAGATGTCAGAGAAACACTACCCTGGAGGACTTTCCTATCTGTGACTTTGGTAAGACTTCAGCAGTTTCAAGTTTCATCTACTTTTGCCAAATACTCAAAAATGGACTAGCTAAGTGTCTCTTTTCACTTCTATTCTGCTTTTACTACTGCTCACGTGATATACACTTCTGCAATGATTGCCTTAGCATGAATTAATAGGTAGGGTAAGCATTGTGTCCCTTAAAGTGATGGGCTTCAGCTGTGCCAAATGCAGTCATCTCCAAgttctggaaataaatacagctgtatGGAATCACAAACTAATGAAGTGAAGTCTTCCTGGCTGAGTCTATAAATTACTTGGCAATCGTGTAACCCAGCAAACATTAGGGTGCTTTGATCCAGCAGTTTTCTAagcagaaaatagtttttgtcTGCTTGATCTGTTAGGGAGACTGGGCAGGGATGGAGTGAATGGTTGGAATatagctttttctccttttcatgttGAGTAGGGATAATGCCTGGGAAATCATCTTCCTGAGTCTGGTGATCAAAATGTTTGGTAATGTAGGCAAAAGGCTTACTGGATCTTCTAGTAAATTTGTAacattatattaaaatgaagttGCAAGTGAAGCATTTGAAAGTTGGGAAGTGAATGTAATAAAGCAGATGGTGATTTAGAGTACTGTAATTCCCTGATCTTCATTAAAAGGTGATTAAAATCCCATCCCTATGTGACCCTCATCACTTCAGTAGCTGACCACCCTGcagatttctctgtttcttgcaTGGGGATTGCATATCATGATACAACATTCACCTGATCAAGCACTGGTTTCTCCCTGCATCCTTATGTACCTCAGTACTACATTGAAAGAGGGAGTGATTCACCTAATCCCCAGGCAGATATTTACAATGCTACCTTGGGCTCCTTTTGAGTTGTCCACCTTTATGTTCTAATTTCTGTCATGCTTCAAAACTTTCAGGAAAGTGGTATCAAGGTGTAAACTGTAAATCCTTCAATGATCATTGTCACCACCCTCTAAATCATGGGTTTGATTACTGTTATGGCATGCCTTTCACACTTCTGAACAATagtcaagaaaacaaacctcCAGAGCTGGGTGTAGCCCTTCAAGCTAAACTTTGGCTTTACAGTCAGATAATTATCATTGCTGTGATCGCTCTTACCACTGGAAAACTGACTGGTTTGATTTCCATCTGCTGGAAGATAATTGCCTGTTTTACTTTGGTGGactgccttttctttatttcatggTACTCCAGTTATGGCTTAGTGCAGCACTGGAATTGTATCCTGATGAGAAATCATGATGTCACTGAGCAGCTGATGAGATTAGAGAGGACCACTTCCCTCATGCTGAAAGAGGCAGTGTCATTTATCAAAAGGTAAATGAttgtggttttctttaaaagtggGAGGATACTCTGGGCTCTTggaatagtattttttttccacaatacCTATAGCTGTATCTTGATAACTTTGAAACTCACATCCAAGTTCCCTATTAAAAAAACCAAAGGACTTAAATTTTAATTGCAACTGCCCACTTTTGAAGTGACAGCAAATGAGATGGCTTTTCACCAAATCATACATGACCATCTCACTATAAACTCTAATCTGTACATAGTTAATTCACTCCAAGATTAACCAGctaatttttacatttcactCTACAAGcctcatttttgctttttctcataATCCTTATAAAACACACAGATAAAAGGTGTATGATGCACAAAATCTTGTGAAAATCTCAAAACACTTGAATTCCATTTTCATGCCATTCAAACACTTGAAAAGGGAACTGAGTAAGATCATTCATTTACTAGCTTCAAGTTACTCTTTGGCCTGCACAGCTGATGATAAACAATTCAGTGTGCCAAAtatctttctggaaaacaaagagaataactattcttttcttaaaatctgtgaaaacaaatgtaCTGACAAGTATAAAAGGCCATCTTAGAAAAGCCATATAAATCTTAAAGTAAACATAAGACTGTATccatttgcatttaattaaagAGGCATCAGTCAGTCAACTGATTCATTTAAGCACTGTGTAAATGCTATGCCTGTTTACACATTggaatttgaaaataatctgGCTGGAAATGATCCTTCTTGCCTACATTTAATGCAACAATAATTAACTATGATCAATGAGGTGCGTTATGTGTGGGCACAGTATAGACCCATTATGTCTATGCATAGATGAATATGAAAACTCAAGATATtacaaatgtatataaaaaatgattatcattttttgttgttttttaagaaacaggTATGGACCATTccttctctttgtttcctttctacaTGTTCACACCCCTCTCTTCACCACAGCAAAATTTATTGGGAAAAACCATCACGGTTTATATGGAGACAATGTAGAAGAAATGGACTTGATGGTGGTTAAGTATTCTTGATGAAGGGTGTGTTTCAGATACATATGCctgtgtattttaaagcaggagaactaataaaaccaaaatatccACAGAAATTTAAGCTGTTAAAGACTTCTCATAGTGCATTGCAAAAGATTATTATTGAAACATTATAAATGTGGGGTGATTTTTCTAATTGCTTAATAGGAAACTTTCTGTCTCCTTAAATTTAAGGCAAAATTCTGGATTCACTTGACAAGGAAGGTTTGGAAAATCATACGTTCACATACTTTGCCTCTGATCATGGAGGACACTTGGAAGCTCAGGCTGGCTCTGCCCAGCTAGGTGGCTGGAATGGTATTTATAAAGGTAGAAAATTCATTATGGCCTTACATCTAGgccagaaacagaaacaatgaATTTGCCTGTCTGCAGCTGTCAAGGCTGGAGTGAGTTATGTTGTTTTCCAGCTTGAAATACAGGTGACATTCAGAGGtaatttaatcttaaaattacctttttttttttttcagtaaagtgCAAGTGTTATTACACATCTCCTTGACAAAGGGATTGTATAGTTTGATACCTGTAAACTATTCAGTGTTCTCAGAtgaaagtcactgaaaaaaatgtgatagtTCCCTTCATCTCTCCCCTTGCCACCTCCAATAGGATTGTTCCtgatttgcttgttttttctcattatctTCAAGAAATCATTGCTACTCACCTAATTGTTATGAAATAGGGTAAGGACACATTGTGCTATGACTTGCAGCAACCGTGTAGTGCCTGTATGCTTTTATACTCTATGCAAAATCAGTGATTAGCATAAGATCTGAATGACTTTGGTGGTCTACAAAGACCTCATTCTCTACCTCCTACTCTGTGCTGTGAATTATGCTTCAATCTGCTCAGTGGTGTAGTAGCTTTTTCAAGCAAAAAGGATATGTATTCATTACGTATTCTCCCACTTACCCCAGTAGTCCTGTGTCATcatgcagatgacaccaagttaggtgcgtgtgtcgatctgctcaagggtaggaaggctctgcaggaagatctggataggctggactgatgggctgaggccaaccgtgtgaagttcaacaaggccaagtgccgggtcctgcacctggggaacaacaacagagctacaggctgggagatgagtggttggaaagctgcctggaggaaaaggacctgggagtattggtggatagtcagctgaatatgagccagcagtgtgctcagatggccaagaaggccaacagcatcctggcttgtataagaagcagtgtgcccagcaggtctagggaagggattgtccccctgtccttagctctggtgaggccgcacctcgagtactgtgttcagttttgggcccctggctacaagaaggacatggaggtgatcaagcaagtccagagaatggcaatgaagctggtgaggggtctgaagaacaagtcttacagggagcagctgagggagctgggattgttcagcctggagaaaaggaggctcaggggcgaccttatcacactctacaggtaccttaaaggaggctgtagcgaggtggggttggtctattctcccatgcGCCTGTTGAcaagatgagggggaatgggctgaagttgaGCCAGGGGTGTTTTcggttggatattaggaaaaaattctttactgaaagggttgttaggcattggaatgggctgcccagggaagtggtggagtcaccatgcctggaggtctttaaaagacttttagatatagtgcttagtgatatggtttagtggaggactggttagtgttaggtcaggagttggactaggtgaccttgaaggtctcttccaaccgagatgattctgtgattctgtgatcatacCACTTCATCCTGTGTCCTGTCATGAATAGGTGAGAGAGTGCAGTGGAGGAGGTTTAGGCTCTGTTACCAGCAATGAATCATCTACTACTTATCCAAACTTCTGATATGTTTATTTTCCCAAAACAGATTGCTTCCAATTCAAAACCTTCTTAAGCCTCTCCACAGGACACAGTCAAGGTCAAAGACATGAAATTTTGGCTGCCATGTGGTGGATGCTTTGCTGCTGAGCAATGGAGCTGTTGGCTCTTACCAAGGAGAAGGGCTTTCAACTAGTACACTGATCTTCTATCTCACTCCGTATTTCCTGCCTTTGCttgataaattatttctttttatgcatAATAAGACTGATTCATAAGCCTGAAGGGATCTAGCAATGGCAGTGTTTTTGCCATATTGAACAtcttaattaaaacagatttctgcCTTCAGAGTTAGTTAAATATTGTCTTAATATATATAGAGCATCAAGATGCTTATGCTGGTAGCAAGTTGGAGaaggatgttttccttccattttaagTAATGTGTATATGACTTGATTTCTCAGGTTCATATCTTTTGCTTCTAGGTTGTTCAGAGATGTTGCATTAAGCATTGGGAGAGTTAGGTCCAAATCTCaatttcaaaaatgcaaaatgtgtaTAAAGCATATGGAAATGTAAGTGTTAAGGACACAGATTTTGAAAGGAATTCATGGctacaaaaataagatttttttttttttacagctatttATTAAAGTGGGATATTAAGTCTTGtgtaattttaaacagaatatcAAATACTTCTTCAGTCTTGTGAGTACTTCCTCTGTGAGTTCTTCCTCATGAGTTTCCCTCTGAACTGCCATATGTTGATTAATTTTACTGCAGGTAGAAAAGGCATGggaggctgggaaggagggATTCATGTGCCAGGAGTATTCAGATGGCCAGGAGTGTTACCTGCAGGCACAGTTATCGATGAACCTACAAGTCTGATGGATATTTATCCCACGGTTGTTCATCTAGCTGGAGGAATATTGCCACAGGACAGGTGGGGAGATGTTTTCAACAAAAGAAATTGATAGGAGACCTAACTACTAAATAATTacagtgttgttgttttttgtatCATCCTTGGAGATCCCACAAATATTCCATTATTCTCAAGTCTAGTCTAAGATTTTAAACTAGAGAACAAATCCCCCCAGATATGCCCACAGGTATGTATGTCACCAGAGGAGTTGCTACTGCAAAAGACCAGGTGCTTCTTTCAAAAACAGGTTCGGCATCTCTCATGAAAGAATTGGTGGCTGAGGTTCTTCTGGTACTGACTGACCTCAGTTATGGACACAAATTCCACTTTAGATTCCTCCTAAAATGATTAAACACGTTCTTGTCCAACAGATTTCTAAAAGCTCCTTTGAAATGTGCTATATATAAACAATTATGAGATCAGTATTGATTTTCTGAATAAAGGGTATTTTTCCAGTAGACCAAACTCTAAATGGAGTTCAAATATTGCTGGCATGAGTTGACCcagctatttttaaactaaataaattaattaactAAAATCtaggtatttaaaatactaattgaCAATCTTCTGGCTGCTCTAAATCtatgaacaaattatttttatgctgtctCTAGCACTAGTGTAGCTAATGCAAAATCAGTAATAAGTATACAGTTCACTCTGTCAGGTTTGTCCCCACTTAAGtacatttctttcattacatTAGGGTGATTGATGGACGAAACTTGATGCTTTTACTGCAAGGAAGAACTCAAAGTTCAGAGCATGAGTTCCTGTTTCACTGTTGTGGGTCCTACCTGCATGCAGTGCGGTGGCACCAAAAGGACGGTAAGTGTAAATGTTTGCTCCATGTTAACTGCAGAATATGAGGTTTCTCCTCCTGTTGGCTGTTTTGCGAATTGACAGGTTTATTATATGATAGGTGTATCTGTACTGAT carries:
- the LOC116496056 gene encoding LOW QUALITY PROTEIN: arylsulfatase D-like (The sequence of the model RefSeq protein was modified relative to this genomic sequence to represent the inferred CDS: deleted 1 base in 1 codon), whose protein sequence is MSYKPQLVPSEWLWVTLLLLKLKLSFRTPDIDCLARGVKLTQHIAAAQFFTPSRAAFLIGRYPIRSGMASSNRYRALQWNAGSGGPPENETTFSKLLQQQGYTTGLVGKWYQGVNCKSFNDHCHHPLNHGFDYCYGMPFTLLNNSQENKPPELGVALQAKLWLYSQIIIIAVIALTTGKLTGLISICWKIIACFTLVDCLFFISWYSSYGLVQHWNCILMRNHDVTEQLMRLERTTSLMLKEAVSFIKRNRYGPFLLFVSFLHVHTPLFTTAKFIGKNHHGLYGDNVEEMDLMVGKILDSLDKEGLENHTFTYFASDHGGHLEAQAGSAQLGGWNGIYKGRKGMGGWEGGIHVPGVFRWPGVLPAGTVIDEPTSLMDIYPTVVHLAGGILPQDRVIDGRNLMLLLQGRTQSSEHEFLFHCCGSYLHAVRWHQKDGKSVWKAHYVTPVFHPLGAGTYYGKGICLCFGEGMTHHEPPLLFDLSQDPSEAKPLSADTEPLFDTVVERIGRAIEEHCRTLTPVPEQLSLYNVIWKLWLQPCCGTFPFCWCDKEGDSTQNL